From the genome of Rhodobacteraceae bacterium Araon29, one region includes:
- a CDS encoding flagellar basal body-associated protein FliL, whose translation MHKILALIVILLGVTAGVAAGLVAKIISIDANQKSPVELTSSKPDTHIKNQTPASFKKQDYLKLNNQFIIPLVQENSVNGLVALSVSLELDYGYKETVYSLEPKLRDAFLQILFDHANIGGFNGQFTDSLNLDVLRNNLFGAAKKILGDKVTDILITDIARQDH comes from the coding sequence ATGCACAAAATTCTCGCCCTAATCGTGATTTTACTTGGAGTGACTGCCGGGGTTGCTGCCGGTCTGGTCGCTAAAATTATTTCCATTGATGCTAACCAAAAAAGCCCAGTTGAACTAACGTCCTCAAAACCTGACACTCACATAAAAAATCAAACGCCTGCGAGTTTTAAAAAACAAGACTATTTAAAGCTAAACAACCAATTCATTATTCCGCTGGTGCAAGAGAATTCGGTTAATGGTTTGGTAGCCCTGTCCGTAAGTTTAGAGCTAGATTATGGATATAAAGAAACAGTTTATTCGTTAGAGCCAAAATTAAGAGATGCATTTTTGCAAATATTATTCGATCACGCCAACATAGGTGGATTTAATGGTCAGTTCACCGACTCGCTGAATTTAGATGTCCTCAGAAATAACTTGTTTGGTGCCGCCAAAAAGATACTCGGAGATAAGGTGACCGATATCCTGATCACTGACATCGCACGACAGGATCATTAA